The Kocuria sp. TGY1127_2 genome includes a window with the following:
- the galK gene encoding galactokinase, which produces MNTLAWNSAPDRKQQIEGVRALFTEAYEAQPWAVFSAPGRVNLIGEHVDYNGGTVVPLALPHRTYVAVSPRQDHLVRAVSAEEPGDSLVIDLDEVGPGRLNSWLAYVAGVPWAMVEESLAGGPDGKDITGADLAIRSSVPVGAGLSSSAALECSVALAFDALASEADESRALLADSEEGRARLATACIRAENEIAGASTGGMDQSISLRARQGSVLTIDCRDFSSSPLKIDVAQAGLSLLVIDTQAPHRLVDGQYAKRRKGCEAAAEALDVPTLRDALGERPSQEDVDRRLKEWDAIAAEGSISFPEGHDDSSMRGLVRHIWTEILRVDRCVRLFDGSAPQAGDEAWASLGDILNGSHDSLRDDYRVSCAELDVAVDAARTAGALGARMTGGGFGGSAIALVRNDDVQAVASSVAEAFEKSRFRSPVFLEAVPSPAARRDL; this is translated from the coding sequence GTGAACACGCTCGCATGGAATTCGGCTCCGGACCGCAAGCAACAGATCGAGGGCGTGCGTGCTCTCTTCACCGAGGCTTACGAGGCGCAGCCATGGGCTGTCTTCTCGGCCCCCGGAAGGGTCAATCTGATCGGAGAGCACGTGGACTACAACGGCGGAACGGTGGTTCCGCTCGCGCTGCCCCACCGCACGTATGTTGCCGTGTCCCCTCGTCAGGACCACCTGGTCCGAGCCGTCTCGGCGGAGGAGCCCGGTGACTCTTTGGTCATCGATCTCGACGAGGTCGGCCCCGGACGGTTGAACAGTTGGCTGGCCTACGTGGCCGGGGTCCCCTGGGCCATGGTCGAGGAATCTCTTGCCGGGGGCCCTGATGGCAAGGATATTACGGGCGCGGACCTCGCTATCCGGTCCTCCGTGCCCGTGGGTGCGGGATTGTCCTCGTCGGCCGCGCTGGAGTGCTCGGTGGCCTTGGCCTTTGACGCGTTGGCCTCCGAGGCCGATGAGTCCAGGGCCTTGCTCGCGGATTCGGAGGAGGGCAGGGCTCGGCTCGCCACGGCTTGTATCCGCGCTGAGAATGAGATCGCGGGAGCCAGCACGGGCGGCATGGACCAGTCCATTTCCCTTCGGGCCCGTCAAGGCTCCGTCCTGACCATTGATTGCCGCGATTTTTCATCGAGTCCCCTCAAGATCGATGTGGCTCAGGCCGGTCTCTCACTGCTGGTGATCGACACTCAGGCGCCGCACCGTCTGGTCGATGGCCAGTATGCCAAACGGAGAAAAGGGTGCGAGGCCGCGGCCGAAGCTCTCGACGTTCCAACACTTCGCGATGCGCTCGGCGAACGTCCAAGCCAGGAAGACGTCGATCGTCGTCTGAAGGAATGGGATGCGATAGCCGCGGAGGGATCGATCAGCTTCCCGGAAGGGCATGATGATTCGTCGATGCGGGGCCTGGTCAGGCACATCTGGACCGAAATTCTCCGCGTGGACCGATGCGTGAGGCTCTTCGACGGCTCCGCCCCTCAGGCCGGGGACGAGGCATGGGCGTCGCTGGGCGATATCCTGAATGGTTCCCACGACTCGTTGCGGGACGACTACCGCGTCAGTTGTGCCGAACTGGACGTCGCGGTCGACGCTGCCCGGACCGCGGGCGCGTTGGGCGCCCGGATGACGGGTGGCGGTTTCGGCGGCTCAGCGATCGCGTTGGTCCGAAACGATGACGTCCAAGCCGTGGCCTCGTCGGTTGCCGAGGCGTTCGAGAAGTCCCGGTTCCGTTCTCCAGTCTTCCTCGAGGCTGTTCCCTCGCCCGCGGCGCGGCGGGATCTCTAA
- the galT gene encoding galactose-1-phosphate uridylyltransferase: MTENALPRVTRGELADGREIIFFDDSEPYISGTRTRSIHDPRPLEPRQVPPRESASIRMDPLTGEHVALAAHRMNRTFLPPADEDPLAPAGQGTVPSEVPEPEYDVVVFENRFPSLQGPFEQYRDEPLFQETSPAGRCEVVCFTSHQEGSFADLGHQRARTVIEAWAHRTRDLSAIEGVVQVVPFENRGEEIGVTLHHPHGQIYAYSYLPPHTAAVQRQAHEWHQSTGGDLIGDVLAAELEEKVRVISETEHWVAYVPFAAKWPVEFMVVPRRPAKDFTELTGQEKDELADLYLDLLGRLNRFFEGIEQLPYISAWHQVPVAGGDDISRMWLHVFSLLRSPGKLKYLAGSESAMAAWISDTTPERIALRLQEVAQ; encoded by the coding sequence ATGACGGAGAACGCCCTACCCCGCGTCACGCGGGGGGAACTCGCCGACGGTCGGGAAATCATCTTCTTCGATGACTCGGAACCCTATATTTCAGGGACCAGAACTCGATCGATTCACGATCCGCGTCCCCTCGAGCCTCGCCAGGTTCCTCCGCGCGAGTCGGCAAGCATTCGCATGGACCCCCTCACCGGTGAACACGTTGCACTGGCCGCCCACCGCATGAACCGCACGTTCCTGCCACCGGCGGACGAAGATCCGCTCGCGCCCGCCGGACAGGGAACCGTCCCGTCCGAGGTTCCTGAGCCGGAGTACGACGTCGTCGTGTTCGAGAATCGGTTTCCTTCACTGCAGGGCCCCTTCGAGCAGTACCGTGACGAACCCTTGTTCCAGGAGACCTCCCCCGCGGGACGGTGTGAAGTCGTCTGCTTCACTTCCCATCAGGAAGGCTCCTTCGCCGATCTGGGACACCAACGCGCTCGCACGGTAATCGAAGCATGGGCGCACCGCACGCGCGACCTGTCCGCGATCGAGGGCGTGGTTCAGGTGGTTCCGTTCGAGAACCGAGGCGAAGAGATCGGGGTGACCCTGCACCACCCGCACGGTCAGATCTATGCCTATTCCTATTTGCCTCCGCATACGGCGGCCGTTCAGAGGCAGGCCCACGAATGGCATCAGTCCACGGGCGGTGACCTGATCGGCGACGTATTGGCCGCAGAGCTCGAAGAGAAGGTCCGGGTCATCTCGGAGACGGAGCATTGGGTTGCTTATGTTCCCTTCGCAGCCAAGTGGCCGGTCGAATTCATGGTCGTTCCCCGTCGCCCGGCGAAGGACTTCACGGAATTGACCGGACAGGAGAAGGACGAACTCGCGGACCTCTATTTGGATCTCTTGGGTCGACTCAACCGCTTCTTCGAAGGCATCGAACAACTTCCATATATTTCGGCCTGGCATCAGGTTCCCGTGGCCGGAGGGGATGACATTTCCCGCATGTGGCTGCATGTGTTCTCGTTGCTCAGGTCTCCTGGAAAGTTGAAATACCTGGCCGGCTCGGAGTCTGCGATGGCCGCGTGGATCAGTGACACAACCCCCGAACGCATTGCCCTCCGATTGCAGGAAGTTGCCCAGTGA
- a CDS encoding DeoR/GlpR family DNA-binding transcription regulator has protein sequence MLAEQRKKRIVQEVQKNGAVHVQDLAKLLDVSPMTVRRDLAELDDQGFLTRIHGGAESTASTLEPAYAEKMTLNAEAKSAIARTAADMVGSNQSIGFSAGTTCTRLAQEITGRHDLANLTVVTNSLPVADEFFKAQDVQEADGRKHSTPHQVLLTGGERTPSDALVGPLADATLGYLHVDTLFIGAHGVGRSGLTTPNLAEARTNKVLVHSARTVVAVFDHTKWGITGLAGFADWPEVDVVVTSPDLPEDALEFLEEKIDKVVIAS, from the coding sequence ATGCTCGCCGAACAACGCAAGAAGCGCATAGTCCAAGAGGTCCAGAAAAACGGCGCGGTTCACGTGCAGGACCTCGCCAAACTGCTGGATGTGTCCCCCATGACGGTCCGGAGGGATCTCGCTGAACTGGACGACCAGGGCTTCCTGACCAGAATTCACGGCGGAGCCGAATCCACGGCCTCAACCCTCGAACCCGCGTATGCAGAGAAAATGACCTTGAACGCCGAGGCCAAATCCGCAATCGCCCGAACGGCGGCCGACATGGTCGGCTCGAATCAATCCATAGGGTTCTCCGCCGGAACGACGTGCACACGGCTTGCCCAAGAAATCACGGGGAGGCACGACCTCGCGAATCTGACGGTGGTGACCAACTCATTGCCGGTAGCAGACGAATTCTTCAAGGCCCAGGACGTCCAGGAAGCGGACGGCAGAAAACATTCGACCCCGCACCAAGTGCTTCTGACAGGTGGAGAACGCACCCCCTCGGACGCGCTCGTGGGTCCGCTGGCCGACGCGACGCTGGGGTATCTGCACGTGGACACCCTCTTCATCGGAGCACATGGCGTCGGGCGCTCCGGGCTGACGACTCCGAACCTCGCGGAGGCCCGCACCAACAAGGTCCTGGTCCATTCGGCTCGCACCGTCGTCGCGGTATTCGATCACACCAAGTGGGGCATCACCGGCCTCGCGGGATTCGCCGACTGGCCTGAGGTCGACGTCGTGGTGACCAGCCCAGACCTGCCGGAGGACGCGCTGGAATTCTTGGAAGAAAAAATTGACAAGGTGGTCATTGCATCATGA
- a CDS encoding sodium:solute symporter family protein, which translates to MMLADASSGIRLSLSWVDYLMLFLYFATVLGIGIAAKRKVKTSMDFFLSGRSMPAWITGLAFVSANLGATEILGMAANGAEIGMATLHYYIVGAVPAMVFLGLVMMPFYYGSKVRSVPQFMLRRFGKPAHVVNSIAFAISNVLIAGINLYAMAIIIEAMLGWPQWVAIIISAGFVLLYITLGGLSGAIYNEVMQFFVIIAGLVPLTIVGLHRVHGWSGLKEALMNTEGVSRLHLSAWQGTGIGDVTNPIGANWLAIVLGLGFVLGFGYWTTNFTEVQRAFSAKNMSAARRTPLIGAFPKLFIPFIVVVPGLIAAATVGNQFADGSLTYNEAIPKLIQMYLPSGVLGVAVTGLMASFMAGMAANVSSFNTVFTYDIWQEYIKPKMPDHYYLSVGRWVTVIGVIVGIGTAFLAAQFGNIMTYMQTLFSFFNAPLFAVFILGLLWKRMSPAAGLWGYLAGIVAPTIVWIAYLNDESLFGSATAETMYGAIYSFVAVIVVSVIVTFFTRAKPIEELKGLVYGVGSIDVKSDVVAGDAAWYRSPALLGTVALVLCVLLYLPFL; encoded by the coding sequence ATGATGCTTGCAGACGCCAGTTCCGGCATCCGGTTGTCCCTCTCATGGGTCGACTACCTGATGCTTTTCCTCTACTTCGCGACGGTCCTCGGGATCGGCATCGCGGCTAAGCGCAAGGTCAAGACCAGTATGGACTTCTTCCTTTCGGGAAGATCGATGCCAGCGTGGATTACCGGCCTCGCCTTCGTCTCCGCAAACCTCGGAGCTACCGAGATTCTGGGCATGGCGGCCAACGGCGCGGAGATCGGCATGGCGACGTTGCACTATTACATCGTCGGTGCCGTGCCGGCCATGGTATTCCTCGGCCTGGTCATGATGCCGTTCTACTACGGGTCCAAGGTCCGGTCGGTTCCGCAATTCATGCTGCGACGCTTCGGAAAGCCCGCGCACGTAGTCAATTCCATTGCTTTTGCGATATCCAACGTTCTGATCGCCGGAATCAACCTCTACGCGATGGCGATCATCATCGAAGCGATGCTGGGCTGGCCCCAGTGGGTCGCGATCATCATCTCCGCCGGTTTCGTACTCCTGTACATCACCCTCGGCGGCTTGTCCGGTGCGATCTACAACGAGGTCATGCAGTTCTTCGTGATCATCGCGGGTTTGGTCCCGTTGACCATCGTCGGACTGCACCGGGTGCATGGCTGGTCCGGTTTGAAAGAAGCTCTCATGAACACCGAGGGTGTGAGTCGCCTTCACTTGTCGGCTTGGCAGGGAACCGGAATCGGTGACGTCACCAATCCCATCGGAGCCAACTGGCTCGCTATCGTCCTCGGGCTCGGTTTCGTTCTCGGCTTCGGTTACTGGACCACCAACTTCACCGAGGTTCAGCGAGCGTTTTCGGCCAAGAACATGTCAGCAGCACGGCGTACGCCCCTGATCGGTGCATTCCCGAAGCTCTTCATCCCGTTCATCGTGGTGGTTCCCGGCCTGATCGCCGCGGCAACGGTTGGCAATCAGTTCGCTGACGGAAGTCTGACGTACAACGAGGCGATCCCCAAGCTGATTCAGATGTACCTGCCCTCCGGCGTCCTCGGTGTGGCCGTTACGGGGCTCATGGCCTCGTTCATGGCCGGTATGGCGGCCAACGTGTCCAGCTTCAATACCGTGTTCACCTATGACATCTGGCAGGAATACATCAAGCCGAAGATGCCCGATCACTACTACCTCTCCGTCGGACGTTGGGTCACGGTCATCGGCGTCATCGTCGGAATCGGAACCGCGTTCCTTGCCGCTCAGTTCGGGAACATCATGACGTACATGCAAACGTTGTTCTCGTTCTTCAACGCGCCGCTGTTCGCGGTCTTCATCCTGGGCCTCTTGTGGAAGCGGATGTCGCCGGCAGCCGGCCTGTGGGGCTACCTTGCGGGAATCGTTGCGCCGACGATCGTCTGGATCGCGTATCTGAATGACGAGTCGCTCTTCGGCTCGGCGACGGCGGAAACCATGTACGGAGCGATCTACTCTTTCGTGGCCGTCATTGTGGTCTCGGTGATTGTCACATTCTTCACCCGAGCCAAGCCCATCGAGGAACTCAAGGGGCTCGTCTACGGTGTCGGATCCATTGACGTGAAATCCGATGTCGTCGCCGGCGATGCTGCGTGGTACCGGTCGCCTGCCTTGCTGGGCACCGTAGCCTTGGTCCTATGCGTCCTGCTCTATCTGCCCTTCCTGTAA
- a CDS encoding aldose 1-epimerase family protein, giving the protein MSGPQGKRCAISAGGYSAEIAVVGASLASLRGPRGHLVRSTPPEGLRPGCSGAILAPWPNRIQDGRYEFAGTSHHLPLTEPERNNAAHGLVLWERWEILSHTAAEVILGLDLVPQPGYPFELRLKAVYSLTSNGLEWRVSATNLGDQSVPYAVAGHPYLVADGSDGQKSGALNDWSLKVPASVYIDADMDRLLPLGTYPVDNTHFDFRSGRRLDDFSYDVALGGLGRNEDGRTACELTSPNGGGVVLECGPEVNWIQVYTDDQATGEPGRRAVAVEPMTAPADAFRSGQDLTVIEPGQTHSAWWRLAALSDV; this is encoded by the coding sequence GTGTCCGGACCGCAAGGAAAGCGTTGTGCGATCTCCGCCGGGGGCTACTCGGCGGAGATCGCCGTGGTCGGGGCGAGTCTCGCCTCGTTGCGGGGTCCGAGGGGACACCTGGTCAGATCGACACCGCCCGAGGGCCTGCGTCCGGGGTGCAGCGGGGCGATCCTGGCTCCGTGGCCCAATCGCATTCAAGATGGACGTTATGAATTCGCTGGCACGTCCCATCACCTGCCCCTGACCGAGCCCGAGCGCAATAATGCTGCTCACGGACTTGTCCTCTGGGAACGGTGGGAGATTCTGTCCCATACCGCGGCGGAGGTGATTCTGGGACTGGATCTGGTTCCCCAACCCGGTTATCCCTTCGAACTGAGGCTCAAGGCGGTCTACTCCTTGACGTCCAATGGACTCGAATGGCGGGTATCTGCGACCAATCTCGGCGACCAGTCCGTCCCGTACGCGGTCGCCGGGCACCCTTACCTTGTCGCCGATGGCTCTGACGGCCAGAAATCCGGTGCACTGAATGACTGGAGCCTGAAAGTTCCCGCATCGGTATATATCGATGCCGATATGGACAGGTTGCTGCCCCTCGGAACCTACCCGGTGGACAACACCCACTTCGATTTCCGGTCGGGTCGGCGCCTGGACGATTTCTCCTACGACGTAGCCCTCGGCGGGCTGGGGCGCAACGAGGATGGACGGACGGCCTGCGAACTCACGTCGCCGAATGGCGGCGGCGTCGTTCTGGAATGCGGGCCCGAGGTCAACTGGATTCAGGTGTACACCGACGATCAGGCCACGGGAGAGCCGGGGCGGCGGGCCGTCGCGGTCGAGCCTATGACGGCGCCGGCCGACGCTTTTCGCTCGGGCCAAGACCTGACGGTCATCGAGCCGGGGCAAACGCACAGCGCTTGGTGGCGTCTTGCCGCATTATCCGACGTGTGA
- a CDS encoding lycopene cyclase domain-containing protein, which translates to MAEWTYVVVLVLCLALTFPLEFVFRLKVYRSPLRLILSLLPVVIIFSIWDAVAVARGYWTYDPVQTLGIDLLGALPLEEVAFFVAIPICAILTFEAIGRVLELIRRLIARRKGGGDRA; encoded by the coding sequence ATGGCCGAGTGGACTTACGTCGTCGTCCTGGTGCTGTGCCTCGCGCTCACGTTTCCCTTGGAATTCGTTTTCCGACTCAAGGTCTACCGAAGTCCGCTTCGATTGATCCTCTCGTTGCTTCCGGTCGTCATCATCTTTTCCATCTGGGACGCCGTGGCAGTCGCCCGGGGGTATTGGACCTATGACCCTGTGCAGACATTGGGAATCGACCTCTTGGGTGCCCTGCCGCTTGAGGAAGTTGCCTTCTTCGTTGCCATTCCCATTTGTGCGATTCTCACCTTTGAAGCGATCGGGAGAGTCCTTGAACTCATCCGTCGGCTGATAGCCCGCCGGAAAGGTGGCGGCGACCGTGCTTGA
- a CDS encoding lycopene cyclase domain-containing protein, producing MLEYTIGTVLTMLVVVALELFWLRTGIFRTVKYWLSIIVMVSFQIPMDGFLTRLSNPIVRYAPDEFLGIRWPFDIPIEDFGFGFAVITLTLMLWTSRSGSSRSARPGSREEEAAHDPHHSR from the coding sequence GTGCTTGAATACACCATCGGAACCGTTCTGACGATGTTGGTCGTCGTCGCTCTTGAGCTGTTTTGGCTCAGAACGGGCATCTTCCGCACCGTGAAGTACTGGCTCTCGATCATCGTGATGGTTTCTTTCCAGATCCCGATGGATGGTTTCCTGACCCGTCTGTCGAATCCGATCGTGCGGTATGCACCGGACGAATTCTTGGGGATTCGCTGGCCGTTCGACATTCCGATCGAGGATTTCGGTTTCGGATTCGCCGTCATCACATTGACCCTGATGCTATGGACCTCTCGGAGCGGCTCATCTCGCTCAGCACGCCCAGGCTCACGAGAAGAGGAAGCGGCACATGACCCCCACCATTCGCGATAA